The DNA segment AGGTGTGCCGGGCAGCGCCGTGGCCTGAGCACCCGAAGCTCCTGACGGAACATCCACTGTGGCGGCTGGTGACCGGTCGGGCTGAAGTACCGGCGGCACGGCAGTCTGGGACTGTGCGGCGAGAGCTGACGACTTGCGAACGGCCAGCAGAACGTCATCGCGCGTTATTCGGCTGCCATCACCCGTCCCATGAACTTGGCTCAAGTCAATTCCAACTTCTCGCGCAAACCGGCGTACGGCCGGTGAAGCAGCAACCACAGTATCCGCATTGGTACTGGCGGTAGTTGCGACCGAAGTCAATGGGGCCGTTGCTGATGTCGAGGCGGACGTTGATTGTTTGCTGGAGGCTCGACCGGTTGTTCCCATCGCCGCTGCGCTGGACGCGGTCGTGGCGGCTGCCGACGATGACACAGCAACTGGTGGAGTCAAAGGAGTAGACACAACCGGGGTGGCACTGGCCGGTGAAACCTGGTCCTGTGCAGGTGCAGGTGCAGGTGTGGGCGTTGGCTTAGCCGTTGGCGCTGGCGCGGCTGGCTTGGTCGTCGGCGCAGCTCCGGTAGCCTCCAATTGCACGATAACAGCCCCCACCGCAATCGACTGTCCTGGGGCCACTAAAATCTTGCGGATCGTGCCTGAAAGTGGACTTGGAACCGTGACGGTCGCCTTGTCCGTCTCCAGCTCGATCAATCCTTGATTCTTGGTGACCGCCTCGCCTTCGGTAACGTAGATTTCCAATACGTCACCCGACTCGATGCCGTCACCCAAGTCCGGCAGTTTTACATCAATGGACATCGTTACATACTTTCCAGCAATTTGCGAAAGTCACACCCAAACCTTAGATCAAGCAAACATCGGATTGACCTTCTGCGGGTCGTAATCCAAATCGCGAATCGCACTAGCCACATCAGCTGGTTGCAACACATGCTGTTTGCTTAGGCGATATAGGGCGGCGATTGTGATCGACTGTGCATCGACTTCAAAATGTCGTCGCAGCGCCTCGCGTGTCTCGCTGCGCCCCATGCCATCGGTC comes from the Pirellulaceae bacterium genome and includes:
- a CDS encoding 2-oxo acid dehydrogenase subunit E2, whose amino-acid sequence is MSIDVKLPDLGDGIESGDVLEIYVTEGEAVTKNQGLIELETDKATVTVPSPLSGTIRKILVAPGQSIAVGAVIVQLEATGAAPTTKPAAPAPTAKPTPTPAPAPAQDQVSPASATPVVSTPLTPPVAVSSSAAATTASSAAAMGTTGRASSKQSTSASTSATAPLTSVATTASTNADTVVAASPAVRRFAREVGIDLSQVHGTGDGSRITRDDVLLAVRKSSALAAQSQTAVPPVLQPDRSPAATVDVPSGASGAQATALPGTPGRDDYGPVRTERLTKIRKTIATQMHKSWSTAPQVTNFDDADVTELEAFRVASKDDYAARGIKLTSLPFLVKAVAAALRSHPMLNASLDLENEQLVYHDYVNLGIAVDSPRGLVVPNIRNAHQMSIPDIARALADMAQRVRSGEFSVSELRGGTFTISNLGAIGGTYSTPIVNVPEVAILLVGRTRRLPVVMDDNLIKPRQMMPLSLSYDHRLVDGGAATRFLNDVIGLLEAPSRLLLALS